In one window of Photorhabdus laumondii subsp. laumondii DNA:
- the purB gene encoding adenylosuccinate lyase: MELSSLTAVSPIDGRYGDKVSVLRTIFSEFGLLKFRVQVEVRWLQKLAECAEIKEVPAFDTDANAYLNEIIANFNEQDAMRIKTIERTTNHDVKAVEYFLKEKVAHIPALHQVSEFIHFACTSEDINNLAYALMLQTAREEVLLPQWRQMIDTIKKMASEYRDLPLLSRTHGQPATPSTVGKEFANVAHRMERQYRQLEQVEILGKINGAVGNYNAHIAAYPQVDWHQFSETFVTSLGIKWNPYTTQIEPHDYIAELFDTIARFNTILIDFDRDIWGYIALNHFKQKTVAGEIGSSTMPHKVNPIDFENSEGNLGLANAVFGHLASKLPISRWQRDLTDSTVLRNLGVGLGYALIAYQSTMKGLNKLEVNEQHLLDELDKNWEVLAEPIQTVMRRYGIEKPYEKLKELTRGKRVNGEGMKTFIDGLDLPEEEKIRLKAMTPANYIGRAITLVDELK; encoded by the coding sequence ATGGAATTATCCTCACTGACTGCTGTTTCTCCGATCGATGGCCGTTACGGCGATAAAGTCAGCGTATTACGTACCATTTTTAGTGAGTTTGGCTTACTGAAATTCCGCGTACAGGTTGAAGTACGTTGGCTGCAAAAACTGGCAGAATGTGCTGAAATTAAAGAAGTTCCCGCGTTTGATACAGACGCAAACGCTTACCTGAATGAAATTATCGCAAATTTCAATGAACAGGATGCAATGCGTATTAAAACTATCGAACGCACCACTAACCACGATGTCAAAGCAGTGGAATATTTTCTGAAAGAGAAAGTTGCACATATTCCTGCACTACATCAAGTTTCTGAGTTTATTCACTTTGCCTGTACTTCTGAAGATATTAACAATCTAGCTTATGCGCTGATGCTACAAACCGCCCGAGAAGAAGTACTTTTACCCCAATGGCGTCAGATGATTGATACCATCAAAAAAATGGCGAGTGAATATCGAGACTTACCACTGTTATCTCGCACTCACGGCCAACCAGCCACACCTTCCACGGTTGGTAAAGAGTTTGCCAATGTTGCTCACCGGATGGAACGCCAGTATCGCCAACTGGAACAAGTCGAAATACTCGGTAAAATTAATGGTGCCGTAGGTAACTATAATGCCCATATAGCCGCTTACCCACAGGTTGATTGGCATCAGTTTAGTGAAACTTTTGTGACTTCACTCGGCATCAAATGGAATCCATACACGACCCAAATCGAACCCCATGATTATATTGCTGAATTGTTCGATACTATCGCCCGTTTCAACACGATTCTGATCGATTTTGACCGTGACATTTGGGGTTACATCGCACTTAACCATTTCAAACAGAAAACGGTTGCCGGTGAAATCGGTTCTTCCACTATGCCACACAAAGTCAATCCAATTGATTTTGAAAACTCGGAAGGCAATTTGGGGCTGGCAAATGCGGTATTTGGTCATCTGGCAAGCAAGTTACCGATTTCCCGTTGGCAACGAGATCTGACTGATTCAACTGTATTGCGTAACCTTGGAGTTGGCCTGGGATATGCTCTGATCGCTTATCAATCTACGATGAAAGGCTTAAATAAGTTAGAAGTCAATGAGCAGCACCTGCTGGATGAGCTAGATAAAAACTGGGAAGTGCTGGCTGAACCTATCCAGACAGTGATGCGTCGCTATGGTATCGAAAAGCCTTATGAAAAACTCAAAGAACTTACCCGCGGTAAACGCGTCAACGGTGAAGGAATGAAAACCTTTATCGATGGACTGGATTTACCGGAAGAAGAGAAAATACGATTGAAAGCCATGACGCCAGCAAATTATATTGGCCGTGCAATCACACTGGTTGATGAATTGAAGTAG
- the phoP gene encoding two-component system response regulator PhoP, which translates to MRILIVEDNMLLRHHLTVQLRDTGHLVDAAANAKEADYYLVESEPDIAIVDLGLPGEDGLSLIRRWRQKDEKLPILVLTARESWQEKVTVLDAGADDYVTKPFHLEEIIARMQALLRRNNGLVSQIIEFPPFKIDLSRKEFTVYGESVKLTAFEYRIIEILMCNSDKVVTKESLMRQLYPDAELREGHSIDVLIGRLRKKILDIWPYEAIVTVRGQGYRFDV; encoded by the coding sequence ATGCGGATATTGATCGTTGAAGACAACATGTTACTGCGTCACCATCTAACGGTACAGCTTCGTGACACCGGTCATCTAGTTGATGCCGCTGCAAACGCCAAAGAAGCCGATTACTATCTGGTCGAGAGCGAACCCGATATTGCCATTGTTGATCTTGGTTTGCCCGGAGAAGATGGTTTGAGTTTGATCCGTCGCTGGCGCCAAAAAGATGAAAAACTCCCCATTCTTGTTTTGACCGCCCGCGAAAGCTGGCAAGAAAAAGTCACGGTTCTTGATGCAGGAGCAGATGATTATGTTACCAAGCCCTTTCATCTTGAGGAAATTATTGCCCGTATGCAGGCACTCCTACGCCGTAATAATGGGCTGGTTTCTCAGATTATTGAATTCCCACCTTTCAAAATCGATCTGTCACGCAAGGAATTTACAGTTTACGGGGAGAGCGTCAAACTAACGGCGTTTGAATACCGAATCATTGAAATACTGATGTGTAATAGCGATAAAGTTGTCACTAAAGAGTCATTAATGCGCCAATTATATCCCGATGCTGAACTGCGCGAAGGTCACTCCATCGATGTCTTAATCGGCCGACTAAGAAAAAAAATATTAGATATTTGGCCTTATGAAGCTATCGTGACTGTCCGGGGCCAAGGCTATCGCTTCGATGTGTAA